AGGGAACCATCCTTGATAAAATTTCTGCTACACCTCCTCCAACTGCTGTAGAATTAATATTTGTAATAATCTTGTCACGGAGTCTTTCCGAAAGTAAATAAAGGTCATCTATAACATCTTGTCCTACAATGGGAGCATAGTCTTCTAATTTAGGCATATTTCTCTACCACCTTTATAATTTTGTTCCTTAATTCTGTGGAAGTCATTGTATACGGGTCTAACTTTAAAATTTCTTTTGAAAGGTCATTTAATCCGAGCATTTTAAACCATTCAGAAAAGTCGTTTCCAGGAATTTTCCTTCTGAGTCTTGCTTCAAAAATATGATAATAAATCGAATTAAAACTTATTTTCTCAATGATTTCTTTAAATTCCTTTAAGTCATGAGCAACATATTTTGTTGGGATTACAAACGTTCTACAGCTCATAAAGTGAAATTCTTGTCCAGGAAGACAGTTTCTATCAAATCCTTCTCCTTCAAGATAATTTTCTAATAAGTTTACAAATTCATTTCTAAGGTCTTCTAAATTGCTAAAACTTATTGCATCAATGCTTGCTAAAATCTCTCCCAACTCCTTTATGTTTAATACGTTCGTTATCCAATAGGCAAAGTCATTTGGAGGTTCTGGAGAAAGATAAAAGTGCTG
The sequence above is drawn from the Caldisericaceae bacterium genome and encodes:
- a CDS encoding DUF5752 family protein is translated as MDKKVFKFYSEYHLVFLLGLKAKNLKELKEGIKKVPESSIYYHTHRFLQQHFYLSPEPPNDFAYWITNVLNIKELGEILASIDAISFSNLEDLRNEFVNLLENYLEGEGFDRNCLPGQEFHFMSCRTFVIPTKYVAHDLKEFKEIIEKISFNSIYYHIFEARLRRKIPGNDFSEWFKMLGLNDLSKEILKLDPYTMTSTELRNKIIKVVEKYA